One window from the genome of Nicotiana tomentosiformis chromosome 5, ASM39032v3, whole genome shotgun sequence encodes:
- the LOC138892133 gene encoding uncharacterized protein yields MVTTPAAAPHAPQASGRSQAGRGRPRGGGQARFYAFPSRTEATTLDAVIICIVPVYFRVASVLFDLGSTYSYVSSYFAPYLGIPRDSLSSLVYVSMPVGDSIIVDLVYQSCLVFISGFKTRVDLFLLNMVDFDVILCMD; encoded by the coding sequence ATGGTTACTACTCCAGCTGCCGCTCCACATGCACCACAAGCTAGTGGTAGAAgtcaggcaggtagaggtcgccctagagggggaggccaggctcgtttctatgcttttccgaGTAGGACAGAGGCTACCACTTTAGATGCAGTCATCAtatgtattgttccggtctattTCAGGGTtgcctcagttttatttgatctgggctctacttactcatatgtgtcatcttactttgctccgtatttgggtatacctcgtgattctttgagttctcttgtatatgtgtccatgcccgtgggagattctattattgtggaccttgTCTATCAGTCATGTTTAGTTTTTATTAGTGGTTTTAAAACCAGGGTTGATCTATTcttactcaatatggtagactttgatgtgatcttgtgcatggactag